The proteins below are encoded in one region of Ornithinimicrobium avium:
- the paaC gene encoding 1,2-phenylacetyl-CoA epoxidase subunit PaaC encodes MSAPTHDYSGATVAAPREAPEPDARGQHAAYLLSLGDDALIYAQRLGEWMTHAPQIEEDMALGNVGLDLLGQGRALLTRAGEVEGQGRDEDALAMLRDEREFRNVHLVEQPRGDFGQEMARMLWFASYQHELYSALLGSADETLAGVAQKAVKEVDYHRDHATQWVLRLGDGTELSHERMQAALDWVHPYVAELGEDFAAARWASEQGVGVLPSTLTDAVNSYVCGVVEHATLTMPEQPRWRARGGREGVHSEPMGFLLAELQHIARSHPGATW; translated from the coding sequence GTGAGCGCGCCCACGCACGACTACTCCGGCGCGACCGTCGCGGCGCCCCGCGAGGCGCCGGAGCCGGACGCGCGCGGCCAGCACGCAGCATACCTGCTCAGCCTGGGCGACGACGCGCTGATCTACGCCCAGCGGCTGGGGGAGTGGATGACCCACGCCCCCCAGATCGAGGAGGACATGGCGCTGGGCAACGTCGGGCTGGACCTGCTCGGCCAGGGACGGGCGCTGCTGACACGCGCCGGCGAGGTCGAGGGGCAGGGCCGCGACGAGGACGCCCTGGCGATGCTGCGCGACGAGCGCGAGTTCCGCAACGTCCACCTCGTGGAGCAGCCCCGCGGCGACTTCGGCCAGGAGATGGCCCGGATGCTGTGGTTCGCCAGCTACCAGCACGAGCTCTACTCCGCACTGCTCGGCTCGGCCGACGAGACCCTCGCCGGCGTCGCCCAGAAGGCGGTCAAGGAGGTCGACTACCACCGTGACCACGCGACCCAGTGGGTGCTGCGGCTCGGTGACGGGACCGAGCTCAGCCACGAGCGCATGCAGGCCGCGCTGGACTGGGTGCATCCCTACGTCGCCGAGCTCGGCGAGGACTTCGCGGCGGCCCGGTGGGCCTCGGAGCAGGGCGTCGGGGTGCTCCCGTCCACGCTGACCGACGCGGTCAACTCCTACGTCTGCGGCGTCGTGGAGCACGCGACCCTGACCATGCCCGAGCAGCCTCGCTGGCGCGCCCGCGGCGGCCGCGAGGGCGTGCACTCCGAACCGATGGGCTTCCTGCTCGCCGAGCTCCAGCACATCGCGCGCAGCCACCCCGGCGCCACCTGGTGA
- a CDS encoding heparan-alpha-glucosaminide N-acetyltransferase domain-containing protein: MTRVVGVDLARLAALVGMFAAHLISPADPRGPGGVDALFQVVAGRSSALFALLAGVGIALASRGAAADPAGHRLRLVVRSGLVALVGLALGGLPSGLAVILAFYGVLFLCALPVLTWRARSLAVLALAWGLASPVVSLLLRRLVGAPGKIVPSLPDLAHPGELGLELLLTGYYPVLTWATYLFAGMAVGRLDLRRATAGPRLALTGAWLATLALATSALLTSAPGVRSALLADQGLATGDWAQLDTQLRRGLHGTHPAGSGWWLGVWSPHSGSVVDLAHTTGCALLVLGLALWLVRLVPALPWRVLAGAGAMTLTLYSTHVVVLASPFGARGEVALLVHTVLALVVGAAFAAVPTRGPLEAMVSATTRLVPLPVPAASRPD, encoded by the coding sequence ATGACCCGGGTGGTCGGCGTCGACCTGGCCCGGCTCGCCGCGCTCGTGGGGATGTTCGCCGCGCACCTCATCAGCCCGGCCGACCCCCGTGGCCCGGGCGGGGTGGACGCGCTCTTCCAGGTCGTGGCCGGGCGGTCCTCGGCGCTCTTCGCGCTGCTGGCGGGGGTCGGGATCGCGCTGGCGAGCCGCGGCGCGGCCGCAGACCCCGCCGGGCACCGGCTGCGTCTCGTCGTGCGCTCGGGCCTGGTCGCGCTCGTCGGCCTGGCGCTCGGCGGCCTGCCCAGCGGGCTGGCGGTCATCCTCGCCTTCTACGGCGTGCTCTTCCTGTGCGCGCTGCCGGTGCTCACCTGGCGGGCCCGCTCGCTGGCCGTGCTCGCGCTCGCGTGGGGGCTGGCCTCACCGGTGGTCAGCCTGCTGCTGCGCCGGCTCGTCGGCGCGCCGGGCAAGATCGTGCCCTCCCTGCCCGACCTGGCCCACCCGGGCGAGCTGGGCCTCGAGCTGCTGCTCACCGGCTACTACCCGGTGCTCACCTGGGCGACCTACCTGTTCGCGGGTATGGCGGTGGGCCGCCTCGACCTGCGGCGCGCCACGGCCGGGCCGCGCCTCGCGCTGACCGGGGCCTGGCTGGCCACGCTGGCGCTCGCGACCTCGGCGCTGCTCACCTCGGCGCCGGGGGTCCGCTCGGCGCTGCTCGCCGACCAGGGGCTGGCGACCGGCGACTGGGCGCAGCTGGACACCCAGCTGCGCCGCGGCCTGCACGGCACCCACCCAGCAGGCTCGGGCTGGTGGCTCGGCGTCTGGTCCCCGCACAGCGGCAGCGTCGTGGACCTGGCCCACACCACCGGCTGCGCGCTGCTCGTGCTCGGCCTGGCGCTATGGCTGGTGCGGCTGGTCCCCGCGCTGCCCTGGCGCGTCCTGGCCGGCGCCGGGGCGATGACCCTGACGCTCTACTCCACGCACGTGGTCGTGCTGGCCAGCCCGTTCGGCGCCCGCGGCGAGGTCGCCCTGCTCGTCCACACGGTGCTCGCGCTCGTCGTCGGAGCCGCCTTCGCCGCGGTGCCGACGCGCGGCCCGCTGGAGGCCATGGTCTCCGCCACCACCCGGCTGGTCCCGCTGCCCGTGCCGGCGGCGAGCCGACCGGACTGA
- a CDS encoding Maf family protein, protein MIPLVLASASPARLSTLRSAGVDPEVVVSGVDEEAALARAQDRYGVLRPADVALTLARAKCEAVVEQEDRDALVLGCDSVLELDGQVHGKPGDAATAAARWRAMRGRSGTLHTGHWVVDNREGGTGATLGATASTVVHFADLSDTEIEAYVATGEPLHVAGAFTVDGLGGPYVTSIEGDHHAVVGVSLPLLRELLLEAGLLWHDLRR, encoded by the coding sequence GTGATCCCGCTCGTCCTGGCCTCGGCCTCACCCGCCCGCCTGTCCACGCTCCGGTCCGCCGGTGTGGACCCCGAGGTCGTCGTGTCCGGCGTCGACGAGGAGGCGGCTCTCGCCCGCGCGCAGGACAGGTATGGCGTGCTCCGCCCCGCGGACGTCGCGCTCACCCTCGCCCGGGCCAAGTGCGAGGCCGTCGTGGAGCAGGAGGACCGCGACGCGCTCGTGCTCGGCTGCGACTCGGTGCTCGAGCTGGACGGGCAGGTCCACGGCAAGCCGGGCGACGCCGCCACGGCCGCCGCGCGCTGGCGGGCGATGCGCGGACGGTCCGGCACGCTGCACACCGGGCACTGGGTGGTCGACAACCGCGAGGGCGGCACCGGAGCCACCCTCGGCGCGACCGCCTCCACGGTGGTGCACTTCGCCGACCTGTCCGACACCGAGATCGAGGCCTACGTCGCGACCGGGGAGCCGCTGCACGTGGCGGGCGCCTTCACCGTCGACGGCCTCGGCGGGCCCTACGTCACCTCGATCGAGGGCGACCACCACGCCGTGGTCGGCGTCAGCCTGCCCCTGCTGCGCGAGCTCCTGCTGGAGGCAGGCCTGCTCTGGCACGACCTTCGGCGCTGA
- a CDS encoding multicopper oxidase family protein, which yields MTRRRPLLVSTVLALAVVAVVGWFWVGSLVPGTYSVMDMGYADHGTGPTSAAGPGGHHHGAGTAPVAAPGTTVADPVSVRDLVGDRSRSPDVSYTLTVAQRPDGGYTVNGTSPGPVVEATQGDLVQVVLRNEDVAEGTTLHWHGMDVPNGEDGVAGVTQDAVPAGGEHVYRFVADEPGTYWYHSHQISHEQVVRGLLGAVVVHPAPSAEAPDADGPPTTDVLALLHTYAGVGRTVNGSTGDTPVPLAPGQPARVRLVNTDDGPTQIWVSGAAYRVLAVDGQDLNGPTPVQGRRVTLTAGARVDLEVEVPATGAARVQAPGVSLVLGPAGATAPTTPAPSEALDLLSYGTPADPGFDPARADRRFDYVISRRFGLLDGRPGLWWTINDHLFPDVPMFMVAEGDVVVMTMSNYSGEVHPMHLHGHHALVLSRDGVPSTGSPWWVDSLDVPDGQTYEIAFAADNPGIWMDHCHNLPHAREGLVTHLMYEGVSTPFLVGGPADNEPE from the coding sequence ATGACCCGACGGCGGCCCCTGCTGGTCAGCACCGTGCTGGCCCTCGCGGTGGTCGCCGTCGTCGGGTGGTTCTGGGTCGGCAGCCTCGTGCCGGGCACCTACTCGGTGATGGACATGGGGTATGCCGACCACGGCACCGGTCCCACCTCCGCCGCCGGACCCGGCGGGCACCACCACGGCGCCGGGACGGCGCCGGTGGCCGCCCCCGGCACGACGGTCGCCGACCCGGTCTCCGTGAGGGACCTGGTCGGCGACCGTTCCCGCTCGCCCGACGTCAGCTACACCCTCACCGTGGCCCAGCGCCCGGACGGCGGCTACACGGTCAACGGGACCTCGCCCGGGCCGGTGGTCGAGGCGACGCAGGGCGACCTGGTGCAGGTGGTCCTGCGCAACGAGGACGTGGCGGAGGGCACGACGCTGCACTGGCACGGCATGGACGTGCCCAACGGCGAGGACGGCGTCGCCGGGGTGACCCAGGACGCGGTCCCGGCCGGCGGCGAGCACGTCTACCGGTTCGTCGCCGACGAGCCCGGCACCTACTGGTACCACTCGCACCAGATCTCCCACGAGCAGGTCGTGCGGGGGCTGCTGGGCGCCGTCGTCGTGCACCCGGCCCCCTCCGCCGAGGCTCCCGATGCCGACGGGCCGCCCACGACCGACGTCCTGGCGCTCCTGCACACCTACGCCGGCGTGGGCAGGACGGTCAACGGCAGCACCGGCGACACGCCGGTCCCCCTCGCCCCCGGCCAGCCCGCCCGGGTCCGGCTGGTCAACACCGACGACGGGCCGACCCAGATCTGGGTCAGCGGCGCGGCATACCGCGTCCTGGCGGTCGACGGCCAGGACCTGAACGGGCCGACCCCGGTGCAGGGTCGGCGGGTCACGCTGACCGCGGGCGCCCGGGTGGACCTCGAGGTCGAGGTGCCGGCCACGGGCGCGGCCCGCGTGCAGGCGCCGGGCGTCTCCCTCGTCCTCGGCCCCGCGGGCGCGACGGCGCCCACCACGCCAGCCCCTTCCGAGGCCCTCGACCTGCTCTCCTACGGCACGCCGGCCGACCCCGGGTTCGACCCGGCGCGGGCCGACCGGCGCTTCGACTACGTGATCAGCCGCCGCTTCGGCCTCCTCGACGGCCGGCCGGGGCTGTGGTGGACGATCAACGACCACCTCTTCCCGGACGTGCCGATGTTCATGGTCGCCGAGGGCGACGTCGTGGTGATGACCATGTCCAACTACAGCGGCGAGGTGCACCCGATGCACCTGCACGGCCACCACGCGCTGGTGCTCAGCCGCGACGGCGTGCCCTCGACAGGCAGCCCGTGGTGGGTCGACTCGCTCGACGTGCCGGACGGGCAGACCTACGAGATCGCGTTCGCGGCCGACAACCCGGGGATCTGGATGGACCACTGCCACAACCTCCCCCACGCCAGAGAGGGCCTGGTCACGCACCTGATGTACGAAGGGGTGAGCACCCCCTTCCTCGTCGGCGGGCCGGCCGACAACGAGCCCGAGTGA
- a CDS encoding GNAT family N-acetyltransferase encodes MADAHAHPHDHGHDHAHDHGPAQEHSADRPGPLADAAVRTGRPSDGPAVGFVQAFVYQHEYAGTLPAEALAAMTGPQLGSVWRRSLEQPPTPRHRLLVATAGATVVGYAAIGPAGDEPGLEPAGATAMIYDGGVHPEARRSGHGSRLLNAAIDTLRAGDSAGTLVAVATWVLADAASTRAFLQDAGFSPDGAWRDRVVDDEGGTAREVRLVSRLDEP; translated from the coding sequence ATGGCTGACGCCCACGCACATCCTCACGACCACGGGCACGACCACGCTCACGACCACGGGCCCGCCCAGGAGCACTCCGCCGACCGGCCCGGCCCGCTCGCCGACGCCGCGGTGCGCACCGGCCGCCCGAGCGACGGCCCCGCCGTCGGCTTCGTCCAGGCCTTCGTCTACCAGCACGAGTACGCCGGCACCCTGCCCGCCGAGGCCCTCGCGGCGATGACCGGCCCGCAGCTGGGGTCGGTGTGGCGCCGCTCCCTCGAGCAGCCGCCGACCCCCCGCCACCGGCTGCTCGTGGCCACGGCCGGGGCGACCGTCGTCGGCTACGCCGCGATCGGGCCGGCCGGCGACGAGCCGGGCCTGGAGCCTGCCGGTGCCACCGCGATGATCTACGACGGCGGCGTGCACCCCGAGGCCCGCCGCTCCGGCCACGGGTCCCGGCTGCTCAACGCCGCGATCGACACGCTCCGCGCGGGCGACTCCGCGGGCACGCTGGTCGCGGTCGCCACCTGGGTGCTCGCCGACGCCGCGAGCACCCGCGCCTTCCTCCAGGACGCCGGGTTCTCCCCCGACGGTGCCTGGCGCGACCGGGTCGTCGACGACGAGGGCGGCACGGCGCGCGAGGTGCGGCTCGTGTCGAGGCTCGACGAGCCGTGA
- the paaA gene encoding 1,2-phenylacetyl-CoA epoxidase subunit PaaA: MYGNDFGPRDDAPLNAAETEDYTQALQDYFDGLIEEDSRIEPRDAMPEAYRTTLIRQIAQHAHSEIIGMQPEGSWITRAPSLRRKAILMAKVQDEAGHGLYLYSAAETLGVDRAELLDKLHTGRQKYSSIFNYPTLTWADAGAIGWLVDGAAIMNQVPLCRCSYGPYARAMIRVCKEESFHQRQGYEILWTLSRGTESQQAMLQDAANRWWWPALMMFGPPDSGERAKDGHTAQNMAWGIKRFTNDDLRQKFVDMTVPQAIKLGITLPDPDLRWDAEAGHWEFGEIDWEEFWRVLKGDGPCNAQRVATRVAAHEEGAWVREAALAHAARHETQEEVA; the protein is encoded by the coding sequence ATGTACGGCAACGACTTCGGGCCACGCGACGACGCACCGCTGAACGCCGCAGAGACGGAGGACTACACCCAGGCCCTCCAGGACTACTTCGACGGGTTGATCGAGGAGGACTCGCGCATCGAGCCGCGCGACGCGATGCCGGAGGCCTACCGCACGACGCTGATCCGCCAGATCGCCCAGCACGCCCACTCCGAGATCATCGGCATGCAGCCGGAGGGCAGCTGGATCACCCGCGCGCCCAGCCTGCGCCGCAAGGCGATCCTGATGGCCAAGGTCCAGGACGAGGCCGGCCACGGGCTCTACCTCTACTCCGCGGCGGAGACGCTCGGCGTGGACCGTGCCGAGCTGCTGGACAAGCTGCACACCGGTCGGCAGAAGTACTCCTCGATCTTCAACTACCCCACGCTGACCTGGGCCGACGCGGGCGCGATCGGCTGGCTGGTCGACGGCGCCGCGATCATGAACCAGGTGCCGCTGTGCCGGTGCTCCTACGGCCCCTACGCCCGCGCGATGATCCGGGTGTGCAAGGAGGAGTCCTTCCACCAGCGCCAGGGCTACGAGATCCTCTGGACCCTGTCCAGGGGCACCGAGTCGCAGCAGGCGATGCTCCAGGACGCGGCCAACCGCTGGTGGTGGCCCGCCCTGATGATGTTCGGCCCGCCGGACTCCGGGGAGCGGGCCAAGGACGGTCACACCGCCCAGAACATGGCCTGGGGCATCAAGCGCTTCACCAACGACGACCTGCGCCAGAAGTTCGTCGACATGACCGTGCCGCAGGCCATCAAGCTCGGCATCACCCTGCCCGACCCAGACCTTCGGTGGGACGCCGAGGCCGGGCACTGGGAGTTCGGTGAGATCGACTGGGAGGAGTTCTGGCGGGTCCTCAAGGGCGACGGCCCCTGCAACGCCCAGCGCGTCGCCACCCGCGTCGCCGCCCACGAGGAGGGCGCCTGGGTCCGCGAGGCCGCCCTCGCCCACGCCGCCCGGCACGAGACGCAGGAGGAGGTCGCATGA
- a CDS encoding NAD(P)/FAD-dependent oxidoreductase yields MAVGARRVAVVGAGMVGLATAWYLQERDVEVTVLDREGVAAGASWGNAGWLTPAIATPLPEPAVLRYGLRAVLSPNSPVYVPPTADPRLARFVAGFARHSTGSRWDKAMRALIPVNEQSLAAFDHLATHGVSAEVYPAEPFTAAYERAGDVQVLLEEFAQIERSGGHVDHELVGGDEARRREPALSDAVQAAIFIRGQRYIRPVDFVEALGASVRERGAQLLTGTEVLGLEDLGSAGVRVDASGEGAGVYDAVVVASGAWLGDLVEPFGVRHVVQAGRGYSFSVPTEQMPAGPLYFPATRVALTPLGDRLRVAGMMEFRRPDAPLDPRRITAIVEATRPLLRGADLDDRQDEWVGSRPVTADGLPLVGATSSERVFVAGGHGMWGITLGPVTGQLLAEQITTGQVPAALTPFDPLRKLSWAPTRLRRDSAAAR; encoded by the coding sequence GTGGCTGTGGGTGCACGCAGGGTTGCGGTGGTCGGTGCGGGGATGGTCGGGCTGGCGACGGCCTGGTACCTGCAGGAGCGGGACGTCGAGGTCACCGTCCTCGACCGGGAAGGGGTGGCGGCGGGGGCCTCGTGGGGCAACGCGGGCTGGCTGACGCCGGCGATCGCGACGCCGCTGCCGGAGCCGGCGGTGCTGCGCTACGGGCTGCGGGCGGTGCTCTCGCCCAACTCACCCGTCTACGTGCCGCCGACCGCGGACCCGCGCCTGGCGCGCTTCGTCGCCGGCTTCGCGCGGCACAGCACCGGCAGCCGCTGGGACAAGGCCATGCGCGCGCTCATCCCGGTCAACGAGCAGTCGCTGGCCGCCTTCGACCACCTGGCCACCCACGGGGTGTCCGCCGAGGTCTACCCGGCCGAGCCGTTCACCGCCGCCTACGAGCGGGCCGGGGACGTACAGGTCCTGCTGGAGGAGTTCGCCCAGATCGAGCGGTCCGGCGGTCATGTCGACCACGAGCTGGTCGGCGGCGACGAGGCGCGGCGGCGGGAACCGGCGCTCTCCGACGCCGTCCAGGCCGCGATCTTCATCCGCGGCCAGCGCTACATCCGGCCCGTCGACTTCGTCGAGGCGCTCGGCGCGTCCGTGCGCGAGCGCGGTGCGCAGCTGCTCACCGGCACCGAGGTGCTCGGCCTGGAGGACCTCGGCAGTGCGGGCGTGCGCGTGGACGCCAGCGGCGAGGGCGCGGGCGTCTACGACGCCGTGGTCGTGGCCAGCGGCGCCTGGCTGGGCGACCTGGTGGAGCCCTTCGGCGTGCGTCACGTCGTCCAGGCCGGTCGCGGCTACTCCTTCAGCGTGCCCACCGAGCAGATGCCCGCCGGACCGCTCTACTTCCCGGCGACCCGGGTGGCGCTGACGCCGCTGGGAGACCGGCTGCGGGTGGCCGGGATGATGGAGTTCCGCCGCCCGGACGCCCCCCTCGACCCGCGTCGCATCACGGCGATCGTCGAGGCGACCCGGCCGCTGCTGCGCGGCGCGGACCTCGACGACCGCCAGGACGAGTGGGTGGGCTCGCGCCCGGTCACCGCCGACGGCCTGCCGCTGGTCGGTGCCACCTCGAGCGAGCGCGTCTTCGTCGCCGGCGGTCACGGCATGTGGGGCATCACCCTCGGTCCCGTCACCGGCCAGCTCCTGGCCGAGCAGATCACCACCGGGCAGGTCCCTGCGGCCCTCACCCCGTTCGACCCGCTGCGCAAGCTGTCCTGGGCGCCCACGCGCCTGCGCCGGGACAGCGCCGCCGCCCGCTGA
- the paaE gene encoding 1,2-phenylacetyl-CoA epoxidase subunit PaaE, producing MALIQQPTRRRATFHDLTVSKVDRLTDDAVAISFAVPEELREEFRFEPGQHLTVRATIDGQDVRRSYSCCISRAESQERGVVRVASARLPGGAMSSWLNEHVQAGDTLEVMTPLGSFVCPTDPTATKHHVAVAAGSGITPVLSLLSTVLEEEPASRATLIFGNRRTDSIMFLEELMDLKNRYPSRLSLFNVLSREPQALELLTGRIDREKFEEFLATFVPEDEVDEWYLCGPFGMVEAVREVLGERGVDSQHVHHEIFHVDDSGGIAPGPAVEIDESAPAEAVVTVTLGGRTTTVPMPTRRETILDATLRARADAPFSCTNGVCGTCRARVVSGQVEMDRNYALEPDEVRRGYRLMCQSHPVSDTVEIDYDA from the coding sequence GTGGCCCTGATCCAGCAGCCGACCCGTCGGCGCGCGACCTTCCACGACCTGACCGTGAGCAAGGTGGACCGGCTCACCGACGACGCCGTCGCCATCTCCTTCGCGGTGCCCGAGGAGCTTCGTGAGGAGTTCCGGTTCGAGCCCGGCCAGCACCTGACCGTCCGCGCGACGATCGACGGTCAGGACGTGCGCCGCTCCTACTCCTGCTGCATCTCCCGGGCGGAGTCGCAGGAGCGGGGCGTGGTGCGGGTGGCCTCCGCGCGGCTACCGGGCGGCGCCATGTCGAGCTGGCTCAACGAGCACGTGCAGGCAGGTGACACGCTCGAGGTGATGACGCCGCTGGGCTCCTTCGTCTGCCCGACCGACCCGACCGCGACCAAGCACCACGTGGCGGTCGCCGCCGGGTCCGGGATCACCCCGGTGCTCTCCCTGCTCTCCACGGTGCTCGAGGAGGAGCCGGCGTCGCGGGCCACGCTGATCTTCGGCAACCGGCGCACCGACTCCATCATGTTCCTGGAGGAGCTGATGGACCTCAAGAACCGCTACCCCTCCAGGTTGTCCCTGTTCAACGTGCTCTCCCGCGAGCCGCAGGCGCTCGAGCTGCTCACCGGCCGCATCGACCGGGAGAAGTTCGAGGAGTTCCTGGCCACCTTCGTGCCCGAGGACGAGGTGGACGAGTGGTACCTGTGCGGGCCGTTCGGCATGGTCGAGGCGGTCCGCGAGGTGCTCGGCGAGCGGGGCGTGGACTCCCAGCACGTGCACCACGAGATCTTCCACGTCGACGACAGCGGCGGCATCGCGCCCGGACCGGCCGTGGAGATCGACGAGAGCGCGCCCGCCGAGGCCGTGGTGACCGTGACGCTGGGCGGGCGGACGACGACCGTGCCGATGCCCACCCGCCGCGAGACCATCCTCGATGCGACTCTGCGGGCGCGGGCCGACGCGCCCTTCTCCTGCACCAACGGGGTGTGCGGGACCTGCCGGGCCAGGGTCGTCAGCGGCCAGGTGGAGATGGACCGCAACTACGCCCTGGAGCCCGACGAGGTCCGGCGGGGCTACCGGCTGATGTGCCAGTCGCACCCGGTCAGCGACACGGTCGAGATCGACTACGACGCCTGA
- a CDS encoding AzlC family ABC transporter permease — translation MTSDPVRWWRTPAGREGLAVGAATGAYGISCGALGVAAGLTVWQTMATSLLLFSGGSQFAFFGVVATGGGAVAAVGTSTLLGVRNMFYGLQLVRLLEARGWRRLVAAHLTIDESTAVAISQVDRRGQRTGFWAAGLAVFVLWNLMTLLGALLGDALGDPRAWGLDAAAAGAFVALLWPRLQGRDPLAAAALAVVLTVVVAPVTTPGVPVLVAALAALVVGLPRRRDRTQVVA, via the coding sequence GTGACCTCCGACCCCGTGCGGTGGTGGCGGACCCCCGCCGGACGCGAGGGGCTGGCGGTGGGCGCGGCGACCGGCGCCTACGGCATCAGCTGCGGCGCGCTGGGGGTGGCCGCCGGGCTGACCGTGTGGCAGACGATGGCGACCTCGCTGCTGCTGTTCAGCGGCGGCTCGCAGTTCGCCTTCTTCGGGGTGGTCGCCACCGGAGGCGGGGCGGTCGCGGCGGTGGGGACCTCGACGCTGCTGGGAGTGCGCAACATGTTCTACGGGCTGCAGCTGGTGCGGCTGCTCGAGGCGCGCGGCTGGCGCCGGCTGGTGGCGGCGCACCTGACGATCGACGAGTCCACCGCGGTGGCCATCTCCCAGGTCGACCGGCGCGGCCAGCGGACCGGGTTCTGGGCGGCCGGCCTGGCCGTGTTCGTGCTGTGGAACCTGATGACGCTGCTCGGCGCGCTGCTCGGCGACGCCCTCGGCGACCCCCGCGCCTGGGGGCTGGACGCCGCCGCGGCCGGCGCGTTCGTGGCGCTGCTGTGGCCCCGGCTGCAGGGGCGGGACCCGCTCGCGGCCGCCGCCCTGGCGGTCGTGCTCACCGTCGTGGTGGCCCCGGTGACCACGCCCGGCGTCCCCGTGCTCGTCGCGGCGCTGGCCGCCCTCGTGGTCGGCCTGCCCCGTCGGCGCGACCGGACGCAGGTGGTGGCATGA
- the paaB gene encoding 1,2-phenylacetyl-CoA epoxidase subunit PaaB — protein MTQASWPLWEVFVRARRGLSHTHVGSLHAPDAQMALRNARDVYTRRQEGVSIWVVASEEITASSPEERDSFFDPAADKVYRHPTFYEVPEDVEYL, from the coding sequence ATGACGCAGGCCAGCTGGCCCCTGTGGGAGGTCTTCGTCCGCGCCCGCAGGGGTTTGTCGCACACGCACGTGGGCTCCCTGCACGCCCCCGACGCGCAGATGGCGCTGCGCAACGCGCGCGACGTCTACACCCGTCGGCAGGAGGGCGTCTCCATCTGGGTGGTCGCCTCCGAGGAGATCACCGCCTCCAGCCCCGAGGAGCGCGACAGCTTCTTCGACCCGGCCGCGGACAAGGTCTACCGCCACCCCACCTTCTACGAGGTGCCCGAGGACGTGGAGTACCTGTGA
- a CDS encoding AzlD domain-containing protein, with amino-acid sequence MTAWGTVLAACALAYLLKLCGYLVPERVLEIPWVSRVTPLLPVALLSSLVVTQAFLSPSGTFVLDARAAGVAAAVVALLLRAPFLLVVAVAAVTAALVRLWT; translated from the coding sequence ATGACGGCCTGGGGCACGGTGCTGGCCGCCTGCGCCCTGGCCTACCTGCTCAAGCTGTGCGGCTACCTGGTTCCCGAGCGGGTGCTGGAGATCCCGTGGGTCTCACGCGTCACGCCGCTGCTGCCGGTCGCGCTGCTGTCCTCGCTCGTGGTGACCCAGGCCTTCCTCTCCCCGTCGGGCACCTTCGTGCTCGACGCCCGCGCCGCCGGGGTGGCCGCGGCCGTGGTCGCGCTGCTGCTGCGCGCGCCCTTCCTCCTCGTCGTGGCGGTCGCGGCGGTGACGGCGGCGCTGGTACGCCTCTGGACATGA
- the paaD gene encoding 1,2-phenylacetyl-CoA epoxidase subunit PaaD — MPTHAPSPEVTTSPDLLEQVEREVRAVRDPEIPVISLDDLGVVRDVERVGDGLRVTMTPTYSGCPAMKVMEDDVRAVGARHGVAVEVVTRLSPAWTTDWMSEQGRESLRRFGIAPPTGERAHHSGPVGLRLQVRRVTCPLCGSPQTEEISRFGSTACKALRRCLSCREPFDEFKTL; from the coding sequence ATGCCGACGCACGCGCCCTCCCCGGAGGTCACCACCTCGCCCGACCTGCTCGAGCAGGTCGAGCGCGAGGTGCGGGCCGTGCGCGACCCGGAGATCCCGGTGATCTCCCTGGACGACCTGGGCGTGGTCCGCGACGTCGAGCGGGTCGGCGACGGCCTGCGGGTGACGATGACGCCGACCTACTCCGGCTGCCCCGCGATGAAGGTCATGGAGGACGACGTGCGCGCGGTCGGCGCCCGGCACGGCGTGGCCGTCGAGGTCGTCACCCGGCTCTCCCCGGCGTGGACCACCGACTGGATGAGCGAGCAGGGCCGGGAGTCGCTGCGCCGCTTCGGTATCGCGCCGCCCACCGGCGAGCGCGCCCACCACAGCGGCCCGGTCGGCCTCCGGCTGCAGGTGCGCCGCGTCACCTGCCCCCTGTGCGGCTCGCCGCAGACCGAGGAGATCTCGCGCTTCGGGTCCACGGCCTGCAAGGCGCTGCGCCGGTGCCTCTCCTGCAGGGAGCCGTTCGACGAGTTCAAGACCCTCTGA